In a single window of the Micrococcaceae bacterium Sec5.7 genome:
- a CDS encoding IS3 family transposase (programmed frameshift), with product MSNPGPRAGGPSPRRSFTPAQKLAHLDAYQQACDDGTGGGAYLRSEGLYSSQITEWRKLRDAGVLEGKKPGETIGKLTAEQAEIARLRRQLEVSERKLARTEAALSIMEKARQLLEDISESAEQQPLVQETLTRAYTDLTKADIPTREAALLAGISRATATRKPRTPVTDLMPASAPLNKISPAERARILATVNSERFVDLPPVQIYAQLLDEGIYLCSISTFYRVLAENSQVKERRRQARHPPRTIPELIATGPGQVYSWDITKLAGPVKGKYLDCYVMIDIYSRYIVGAYVHAHESGELAVEMMKEIFGIHGIPEIVHADRGTSMTSKTVAALLSDLEVTRSHSRPRVSNDNPYSEAWFKTLKFAPVFPERFGSLPDARTFIASFVDGYNHTHRHTGIGLNTPADVHYGLAAGKAVERSKTLAAARQRNPERFATRKDPKILVIPDTAWINKPAEKNETKAAA from the exons ATGAGTAATCCTGGCCCCCGCGCCGGTGGCCCGAGTCCTCGAAGGTCGTTCACTCCGGCACAAAAATTAGCCCACCTGGACGCCTACCAGCAGGCCTGTGATGACGGCACCGGCGGCGGAGCCTACCTGCGGAGCGAGGGCCTGTATTCCTCGCAGATCACCGAGTGGCGCAAGCTCCGTGATGCCGGCGTGCTCGAGGGCAAAAAGCCCGGTGAGACGATCGGCAAACTCACTGCTGAACAAGCAGAAATCGCTCGTCTACGCCGGCAGCTGGAGGTGAGTGAACGCAAGCTGGCACGGACGGAAGCTGCGTTATCGATTATGGAAAAAGCACGACAGCTTTTGGAGGATATCTCCGAAAGCGCGGAACAACAGCCCT TGGTACAAGAAACCCTGACCAGAGCCTATACCGACCTTACAAAGGCGGACATTCCAACCAGGGAAGCGGCCCTCCTGGCCGGGATATCGAGGGCCACAGCGACCCGTAAGCCCCGGACACCGGTGACCGATTTGATGCCCGCCTCGGCCCCACTGAACAAGATCAGCCCAGCCGAACGCGCACGGATCCTGGCCACGGTGAATTCGGAGCGATTCGTGGACCTGCCGCCGGTCCAGATCTACGCCCAGCTCCTGGACGAGGGGATCTATTTGTGTTCAATCTCCACGTTCTACCGGGTTCTGGCCGAGAACAGCCAGGTCAAGGAACGCCGCCGGCAGGCACGCCATCCCCCCAGGACGATTCCGGAACTCATCGCGACAGGGCCCGGCCAGGTCTACTCCTGGGACATCACCAAACTCGCCGGTCCAGTGAAGGGGAAATACCTCGATTGCTACGTCATGATCGACATCTACTCCCGCTACATTGTCGGAGCCTACGTCCACGCCCATGAGTCCGGGGAGCTGGCGGTGGAGATGATGAAGGAGATCTTCGGCATTCACGGCATCCCGGAGATCGTCCACGCCGACCGTGGGACGTCCATGACGAGTAAAACGGTTGCCGCATTGCTCTCTGACTTGGAGGTCACCCGGTCGCATTCTCGGCCCCGGGTAAGCAATGACAACCCGTACAGCGAGGCGTGGTTCAAGACGCTGAAGTTCGCTCCCGTGTTCCCTGAACGCTTCGGCTCGCTGCCCGATGCGAGGACCTTCATTGCGTCCTTCGTCGACGGGTATAACCACACTCATCGCCACACCGGAATAGGCCTGAACACCCCCGCAGATGTCCACTACGGCCTTGCCGCCGGCAAAGCCGTCGAGCGCTCGAAAACCCTGGCCGCAGCACGCCAGAGGAACCCCGAACGATTCGCCACCAGGAAGGACCCCAAAATCCTGGTCATCCCCGACACGGCATGGATCAACAAACCAGCCGAGAAAAACGAAACAAAAGCAGCAGCCTAA
- a CDS encoding ATP-binding protein → MSRLDTETKRKLREMNAGELLEAIDTQDETLSISLPFEDRLRLVVDDAYASFTHAKVTGLIRRAGLRYPNADLRRIDLLDERGLDRPLLSQLGTCSFVARQQNVVFQGFTGSGKSYLGCAMAKRACEHRIRAHYVRMPDLEEAWVAAQDTPGGSGKFLRKYAAFTLLVIDEWLLDRPTESMRTMLLELMERRYGETSTVFCTQYSQKDWHQRLGSGVHADAIMDRIIHNTIWVETGNYNMREHTALATA, encoded by the coding sequence ATGAGCCGCCTGGACACGGAAACCAAACGCAAGCTGCGGGAGATGAACGCGGGCGAGCTGCTGGAGGCCATAGATACCCAAGACGAGACGCTGAGCATCAGCCTGCCGTTCGAAGATCGTCTCCGGCTGGTCGTCGATGACGCCTACGCGTCGTTCACCCATGCCAAAGTCACCGGCCTGATCCGGCGGGCGGGGCTGCGCTACCCGAACGCTGACCTGCGCCGCATCGACCTCCTCGACGAGCGAGGTCTTGACCGGCCGCTGCTGAGCCAGCTCGGCACCTGCTCGTTCGTGGCCCGGCAGCAGAACGTTGTCTTCCAAGGGTTCACCGGGTCGGGGAAGTCCTACCTGGGGTGCGCGATGGCTAAACGCGCATGCGAACACCGCATCCGCGCGCATTACGTCCGCATGCCCGACCTCGAGGAAGCCTGGGTCGCCGCCCAAGACACCCCTGGCGGATCCGGCAAGTTCCTGCGCAAATATGCGGCATTCACCCTGCTGGTCATCGATGAGTGGCTGCTGGATCGGCCCACGGAATCGATGCGCACCATGCTGCTGGAACTGATGGAACGCCGCTACGGGGAGACGTCAACAGTGTTCTGCACCCAGTACTCGCAGAAGGACTGGCACCAGCGGCTCGGCTCCGGCGTTCACGCCGACGCGATCATGGACCGGATCATCCACAACACGATCTGGGTCGAGACAGGCAATTACAACATGCGCGAGCACACAGCACTCGCAACCGCCTAG
- the istA gene encoding IS21 family transposase has product MVRKIKAKLVLQLHNQGLSGRAISLAQGMSRHSVQAVIDAADQLGLGWDDVAEKSEGEVYLALFPGRGVRESVFAQPDWVQVHRELARVGVTLKLLHQEYLDGCSRAGQAAMSYDRFCRLYGDYANVTGASSRVGHKAGRSVEVDWSGPTMQLVDPATGEVSKVYLFVACLPFSRYAFVEATLDMRQESWLRAHAAMFAFFGGTVPRLVPDNLKTGVISHPREGEVVLNDAYREMAAHYSAAVLPGRVRHPKDKASVENTVSHVATWVIAGLRQEQFTSLVQLRARVREQIDAYNRQPFQKREGSRLSVFTAEEKPLLQPLPAVTFEISTWTYGRKVGRNGHVVWSKNFYSVPFTHIGAHVDLRVTDTMLEIYRGDERLTSHLLLPVTTTNQYRTNEADLPEGHSWQAWDRARIDAWALRMGPATGTVIEKIFESVRIEEAGYDPALAVLRLSRRFSPARVEAACQLALRGPIRSPRYAHLRPILDTGQDKTGHVEEPDDEDGGYVRGSSYYAGGTR; this is encoded by the coding sequence ATGGTACGGAAGATCAAGGCGAAGCTCGTCTTGCAGTTGCATAACCAGGGCCTGTCCGGCAGAGCGATCTCGCTTGCTCAGGGCATGTCCAGGCACAGCGTTCAGGCGGTGATCGATGCTGCGGATCAGCTCGGGCTCGGGTGGGACGATGTTGCGGAGAAGTCTGAGGGCGAGGTGTATCTGGCGCTGTTTCCCGGTCGCGGGGTGCGGGAGAGCGTGTTCGCGCAGCCGGACTGGGTCCAGGTGCATCGCGAGCTGGCCAGGGTTGGGGTGACGTTGAAGCTGCTGCACCAGGAGTATCTCGACGGGTGCAGTCGGGCCGGGCAAGCGGCGATGAGTTATGACCGGTTCTGCAGGCTTTACGGCGATTACGCCAACGTCACTGGCGCGTCGTCTCGGGTCGGCCATAAGGCCGGCCGCAGCGTCGAGGTCGACTGGTCCGGGCCGACGATGCAGCTCGTTGACCCGGCAACGGGAGAGGTCTCGAAGGTGTATTTGTTCGTCGCGTGCCTGCCGTTCAGCAGGTATGCGTTCGTGGAGGCGACGTTGGATATGCGGCAGGAGTCGTGGCTGCGCGCGCATGCGGCGATGTTCGCATTCTTCGGCGGCACGGTCCCGAGGCTCGTCCCCGACAACCTCAAGACCGGGGTGATCTCTCACCCGCGCGAGGGCGAAGTCGTCCTCAACGACGCTTATCGGGAGATGGCGGCGCATTATTCGGCGGCGGTACTACCGGGCCGGGTGCGGCACCCGAAAGACAAAGCCAGCGTAGAAAACACTGTCTCCCACGTCGCCACCTGGGTGATTGCGGGTCTGAGGCAGGAGCAGTTCACCAGCCTGGTGCAGCTGCGGGCCCGGGTTCGGGAGCAGATCGATGCCTACAACCGACAGCCGTTCCAGAAGCGGGAGGGCTCCCGGCTGAGCGTGTTCACGGCCGAGGAGAAGCCGCTGCTGCAACCGTTGCCGGCGGTGACTTTCGAGATCAGCACCTGGACATATGGGCGCAAAGTAGGCCGGAACGGACACGTGGTCTGGTCAAAAAACTTCTACTCCGTCCCGTTCACCCACATCGGCGCGCATGTTGATCTTCGCGTCACGGACACCATGCTCGAGATCTATCGGGGTGATGAGCGCCTGACCAGCCACCTGCTGCTGCCCGTGACGACGACGAACCAGTATCGGACGAACGAAGCCGACCTTCCCGAGGGGCACAGCTGGCAAGCCTGGGACCGGGCCCGGATCGACGCCTGGGCGTTACGGATGGGACCGGCGACCGGGACCGTGATCGAGAAGATCTTCGAGTCTGTCCGCATCGAGGAAGCCGGCTACGACCCGGCCCTGGCGGTGCTGCGTCTGTCTCGTAGGTTCTCACCAGCCCGGGTGGAAGCCGCATGCCAGCTCGCGCTGCGCGGTCCGATACGATCGCCCCGTTACGCCCACCTGCGGCCGATCCTGGACACCGGGCAGGACAAAACCGGGCACGTCGAGGAGCCTGATGACGAAGATGGCGGATACGTGCGCGGCAGCTCCTACTACGCAGGAGGGACCCGATGA